The Streptococcus sp. 29896 genome includes a region encoding these proteins:
- the cls gene encoding cardiolipin synthase, protein MSKFWRLVYSRTFIVLSLIVLTVVAIFWAVGSLAVYVPAMLTVLQLFSIIVAISIINRPMNASFKLTWILFVIGIPIFGALFYFILQSNIETQRYRKTFQRQAEILRQYGKTSEKVMKGLAKEDREQLKLAHYMSEYVGYPLHTNTDAVYFSSGEAKFEALLEELKKAEQYIFMEYFIVDFGYMWESILDILKEKAAQGVEVRFMYDGMNSLSTLPYTYYKTLGSYGIKTRVFSQIIPALSTVQNNRDHRKIAVIDGKVAFTGGVNIADEYINRRERFGYWKDAAIMIKGEAVSNFTLMFLQMWNHNEKKPTDDLKYLKAAREAEAEVVGGEGYFLAYGESPFDNDEVAKRVYLDMIQSATDYIYIMTPYLVLDDEMIDNLTYAAKRGVRVKLLLPHIYDKQSAYLAARTDFRTYLESGIEIYEFTPGFVHSKVVLVDDKKATVGTVNMDFRSFYLNFECGLYVYNHKQVLTDILQDFEDSFAQSERITLVGFENTYPWYKRLGGALMNIISPLL, encoded by the coding sequence ATGAGTAAATTTTGGAGATTGGTTTATAGTCGGACGTTTATCGTACTGAGTTTAATTGTCTTGACAGTAGTAGCTATATTTTGGGCGGTGGGCTCACTGGCTGTATATGTTCCGGCTATGTTGACCGTATTGCAACTGTTTTCCATTATCGTAGCCATTTCCATTATCAATCGTCCCATGAACGCTAGTTTTAAGCTGACCTGGATTTTGTTTGTTATTGGCATTCCTATTTTTGGCGCCCTCTTTTACTTTATCCTGCAGTCCAATATCGAGACCCAGCGCTATCGAAAAACCTTTCAGCGCCAGGCAGAGATTTTGCGTCAGTATGGTAAGACCTCTGAAAAGGTGATGAAAGGTCTGGCAAAAGAAGACAGAGAGCAGCTGAAGTTGGCTCACTACATGAGTGAATATGTCGGCTATCCTCTTCATACCAATACCGATGCGGTTTATTTCTCATCAGGAGAAGCCAAGTTTGAGGCCCTGTTGGAGGAGTTGAAAAAAGCAGAGCAGTATATCTTTATGGAGTATTTCATCGTGGATTTCGGCTATATGTGGGAATCGATTTTGGATATACTGAAGGAAAAAGCAGCCCAGGGTGTGGAAGTCCGGTTTATGTATGATGGAATGAATTCCCTCAGCACCTTGCCTTATACCTACTACAAGACCCTGGGTTCCTACGGTATTAAGACTCGAGTATTCTCACAGATTATCCCTGCCTTATCTACCGTTCAGAACAACCGTGACCACCGTAAAATTGCTGTGATTGATGGCAAGGTGGCCTTCACGGGTGGTGTCAATATTGCAGACGAATACATCAATAGACGAGAGCGTTTTGGCTACTGGAAGGATGCGGCCATCATGATTAAAGGCGAGGCAGTATCCAACTTTACCCTTATGTTCTTGCAGATGTGGAACCACAATGAGAAAAAGCCAACTGACGACTTGAAATACTTGAAAGCGGCACGTGAAGCTGAGGCAGAAGTCGTTGGTGGTGAAGGCTATTTCTTGGCCTATGGAGAAAGTCCATTTGATAATGATGAAGTTGCCAAGCGGGTCTATCTTGACATGATCCAGTCGGCGACAGACTACATCTATATCATGACCCCTTATTTGGTTTTGGATGATGAGATGATTGATAACCTGACCTATGCCGCCAAGCGGGGAGTGAGGGTTAAATTGCTCTTGCCACATATCTACGACAAACAGTCTGCTTATCTGGCTGCGCGTACAGATTTTAGAACCTACCTGGAATCAGGTATTGAAATTTATGAATTTACGCCAGGATTTGTCCATTCTAAGGTTGTCTTGGTCGATGATAAGAAGGCAACTGTAGGCACCGTCAACATGGACTTCCGTTCCTTCTATCTCAACTTTGAGTGTGGTTTGTATGTCTACAACCACAAGCAGGTCTTGACAGATATTTTACAGGATTTCGAGGACTCCTTTGCCCAATCTGAGCGAATTACTCTGGTTGGTTTTGAAAATACCTATCCTTGGTATAAACGTTTAGGAGGTGCCTTGATGAACATTATTTCACCACTTTTATAG
- a CDS encoding cystathionine beta-lyase has protein sequence MTDYLDLAIKYGGFTSLDKVYLAKKLADLSDQQKLDFITPPPSVINAYFAEIYQKQGAEEATDYYLALSQQLSLFPKKPSFEEDKPFVRLNLSGKSFGFAYVSADGLAQVFSEQDEEVTDSLLFEIAQVFPHYVVFVEEGKIFMKANPFKDTELEEVETNYLLTQVETTKGLVKISGFNQEEVLEVADGYAGQSYYAWSGRSAILYIKH, from the coding sequence ATGACGGATTATCTTGATTTGGCAATCAAATACGGTGGCTTTACCAGTCTAGACAAGGTCTATCTGGCTAAGAAATTAGCTGACTTGAGCGACCAGCAGAAGTTGGACTTCATCACACCACCGCCTTCAGTTATCAATGCTTATTTTGCGGAAATCTACCAGAAACAAGGAGCAGAAGAGGCGACGGATTACTATCTCGCCCTATCTCAGCAGCTGAGCCTTTTTCCAAAAAAGCCCAGCTTTGAAGAAGATAAGCCCTTTGTCCGTCTCAATTTATCAGGTAAGTCTTTCGGATTTGCCTATGTGTCAGCGGATGGTCTGGCTCAGGTTTTTTCGGAGCAAGACGAGGAAGTGACGGATAGCTTGCTCTTTGAAATTGCCCAAGTCTTCCCCCACTATGTTGTCTTTGTGGAGGAGGGCAAGATTTTCATGAAAGCCAATCCTTTTAAGGACACCGAGTTAGAGGAAGTTGAAACAAACTATCTCTTGACCCAAGTGGAGACGACAAAAGGTTTGGTCAAGATTTCTGGCTTTAATCAGGAAGAAGTGCTGGAAGTGGCGGACGGATATGCTGGTCAGAGCTATTATGCTTGGTCGGGTCGCTCTGCAATTTTATATATAAAACATTAG
- a CDS encoding SDR family NAD(P)-dependent oxidoreductase, which produces MRTILITGASGGLVQEMVPLLKDDFLILLGRDVEKIEQLYTFHDKKAVFDVDIRDEAALTAFFEEVDSQFAQIDILVNNAGYAIYDDFENFSSQQVQAMFDINTFALMTLCRLVGKRMKARRSGQIINIISMSGLIASSKSSVYSATKFAAMGFSNTIRLELAQYGVTVTTVNPGPIATSFFDQADPDGSYQESVKAFLLQPDYVAKKIVSAMGKKKRDINLPWTLAAAHKLYTLFPRLADFLASTVFNYK; this is translated from the coding sequence ATGAGAACCATTCTGATAACAGGTGCTTCTGGCGGCTTGGTACAGGAAATGGTACCTTTGCTCAAAGATGATTTCTTGATTTTATTAGGGCGAGATGTAGAGAAAATCGAGCAACTCTATACCTTTCATGACAAGAAGGCTGTATTTGATGTGGATATCCGAGATGAAGCAGCTCTGACGGCATTCTTTGAGGAAGTGGATAGCCAGTTTGCGCAGATTGATATCTTGGTCAATAATGCAGGCTATGCCATTTACGATGATTTTGAGAATTTTTCCAGTCAGCAGGTGCAGGCCATGTTTGATATCAATACCTTTGCCTTGATGACCCTATGTCGTTTGGTGGGCAAGCGTATGAAGGCTAGACGGAGTGGGCAGATTATCAATATCATTTCCATGTCAGGTTTGATCGCATCAAGCAAGTCATCCGTTTATTCTGCGACCAAGTTTGCGGCCATGGGATTTTCCAATACCATTCGCTTGGAACTGGCTCAGTATGGTGTGACAGTTACTACGGTCAATCCAGGTCCAATCGCGACCAGCTTTTTCGATCAGGCTGACCCGGATGGAAGCTATCAAGAGAGCGTCAAGGCTTTCTTACTCCAGCCAGACTATGTTGCCAAGAAGATTGTTTCAGCTATGGGCAAGAAAAAGCGGGATATCAACCTGCCCTGGACCCTGGCAGCAGCTCATAAACTCTATACGCTTTTTCCAAGACTAGCGGACTTTCTTGCCAGCACGGTTTTTAATTATAAGTAG
- the miaA gene encoding tRNA (adenosine(37)-N6)-dimethylallyltransferase MiaA, translated as MKTKVIVVIGPTAVGKTALGIELAQRYNGEIISGDSQQVYRKLDIGTAKASPEEQAAAVHHLIDVRDVTEGYSAYEFVAEAKALIADITSRGKLPIIVGGTGLYIQSLLEGYHLGGQVDQEQVLAYRAELDCLSDEVLETMAEQAGLMVEGNSRRRIIRGLELKKFGKNLENTESEYEPLYICLTDDRQVLYDRINQRVDKMMAAGLLDEVSWLYQEHPQAQAAMGIGYKEFFPYLAGQISLEEAVDKVKQNSRRFAKRQLTWFRNRMQVPFYSVGEPDFKSQIFTAVEEFLND; from the coding sequence ATGAAAACAAAAGTAATTGTGGTCATTGGACCGACAGCGGTAGGAAAGACTGCCTTAGGCATTGAGTTGGCCCAGCGCTACAATGGAGAAATTATCAGCGGTGATAGCCAGCAAGTCTATCGCAAACTAGATATTGGTACGGCAAAAGCTAGTCCTGAAGAGCAGGCTGCTGCGGTTCATCACTTGATTGATGTCCGAGATGTAACCGAGGGCTATTCGGCTTATGAATTTGTAGCAGAAGCCAAGGCCTTAATTGCAGACATTACTAGTCGTGGAAAGTTGCCCATTATCGTGGGTGGAACAGGCCTTTATATCCAAAGTCTACTTGAAGGCTACCATCTGGGCGGGCAGGTTGATCAGGAGCAAGTTCTTGCTTATCGGGCGGAACTCGACTGCTTGTCTGACGAGGTTTTGGAAACAATGGCAGAGCAGGCAGGTTTGATGGTCGAGGGAAACAGCCGACGGAGAATCATTCGTGGGTTAGAGTTGAAAAAATTTGGCAAGAACTTAGAAAATACAGAGTCAGAATATGAGCCCCTATACATCTGCCTGACGGATGACAGACAGGTTCTTTACGACCGCATCAATCAGCGAGTGGATAAGATGATGGCGGCGGGCTTACTAGATGAAGTCAGCTGGCTCTACCAAGAACATCCCCAAGCCCAAGCTGCTATGGGAATTGGCTACAAGGAGTTTTTTCCATACTTAGCAGGTCAAATCAGCCTAGAAGAAGCAGTTGATAAGGTCAAGCAAAATAGCCGCCGCTTTGCCAAACGCCAATTGACCTGGTTTAGAAATCGCATGCAGGTTCCCTTTTATTCAGTGGGCGAGCCAGATTTCAAGTCACAGATTTTCACCGCCGTGGAGGAATTTTTAAATGATTGA
- a CDS encoding MFS transporter, protein MLGVVMRAPFTALPAILTDVAADLGVNVSSLGILTSIPLIMFALCSSLAPKLAETFGMEKLMAIVLFVMVIGSGMRILGLPFLFLGTVIVGATIAFINVLLPSLVTANFPKKIGLYTTIYITLMGVAATVAAMIAVPIVSSSSWQFFVLLITGVVFLAFIIWLPTTRNNHRFEAKKQSTQSSSIWKNKAALAFLIFGGLQSVLYYTEITWLPTISQSVGFSKAEAGLMAGFFNMTAIPMSMIIPAILSRQSKEMRRNIMLAISSVTLLGLVMMAIIPANFVLWSVLHIILSFSNAALFPYMMLGFTLKTSNSQATAQLSGMVQTGGYLIAAFGPGLLGYSFPLFGSWMPLILALAVVTISMMWTIVLIEKEDIIV, encoded by the coding sequence ATGCTTGGGGTCGTCATGCGTGCTCCCTTTACAGCTTTACCGGCTATTTTAACGGATGTTGCTGCAGATTTGGGAGTAAACGTTAGCTCGTTAGGTATTTTAACCTCTATCCCCTTGATTATGTTTGCCTTGTGCTCTTCTTTGGCACCAAAGTTAGCTGAAACGTTTGGGATGGAAAAACTCATGGCGATTGTATTGTTTGTCATGGTTATTGGATCAGGGATGCGCATTTTGGGACTCCCATTCCTATTTTTAGGAACTGTCATTGTTGGTGCGACGATTGCTTTTATCAACGTTTTGTTACCTAGTTTGGTAACAGCTAATTTTCCAAAGAAAATCGGGCTTTATACGACCATCTACATTACCCTGATGGGGGTGGCAGCAACAGTTGCAGCGATGATTGCTGTGCCAATTGTTTCATCAAGTTCTTGGCAGTTCTTTGTCCTTTTGATCACAGGCGTAGTCTTTTTGGCATTTATTATTTGGTTGCCTACGACGCGCAACAATCACCGCTTCGAGGCTAAAAAACAGAGTACGCAAAGTAGTTCCATCTGGAAAAATAAGGCAGCCTTGGCCTTTCTGATTTTCGGAGGGTTGCAGTCGGTTCTCTACTATACAGAGATTACTTGGCTACCGACGATTTCCCAGTCTGTTGGTTTTAGCAAGGCGGAAGCAGGACTGATGGCTGGTTTCTTCAACATGACAGCCATTCCCATGTCCATGATTATCCCAGCAATCCTCTCTCGTCAAAGCAAGGAAATGCGTCGAAACATCATGTTAGCTATCTCGTCAGTGACCCTTTTAGGTTTGGTGATGATGGCAATAATTCCAGCCAATTTTGTTCTCTGGTCAGTCCTCCATATTATTCTAAGCTTTTCAAATGCAGCCCTCTTCCCATACATGATGTTGGGCTTTACCTTGAAAACCAGCAACAGCCAGGCGACTGCTCAGTTATCTGGTATGGTACAGACAGGTGGCTACTTGATTGCTGCCTTTGGTCCAGGTCTTCTTGGCTATAGCTTCCCTCTATTTGGAAGTTGGATGCCTTTAATTCTGGCACTAGCAGTCGTGACCATTTCCATGATGTGGACCATTGTCCTGATCGAAAAAGAAGATATCATTGTCTAA
- a CDS encoding cobalamin-independent methionine synthase II family protein produces MTSSRFQLVGSLLRPSDLVKYKREIEVRDDISYPFYQDFAGYQETELADIKAVIAEQKEHGIPYLTDGEFSKSMWHLDFAWGLHGIERYIAEHGYPFKDHDGNIYETRKDIGLRIVDKLSGKNHHFIDIYKIVKAEAGDAATKLTVWGPAHAFTEIAVFNGQVGPDQVYQTREELKEGLIQAYKEFLTDYKVAGGEIVQFDDCLWELFDPANPVPFLPQDDPEALAALADEFVAINNAVIAIGHDLGLTVWTHNCRGNYESRHAAGGTYEAIAEKFLRDQQYDRFFLEWDDERAGDLKALESLRDKDVEVVLGLLSSKTTDLDDEERVFRLLEEASKIIPKERLYLSHQCGFASCDSGNELAIPEQWAKIKQGQEIAEKFWA; encoded by the coding sequence TTGACAAGTTCTAGATTTCAATTAGTTGGTTCCTTGTTACGACCATCTGACTTAGTAAAATACAAGCGTGAGATTGAAGTACGAGACGACATCTCCTATCCATTTTACCAAGATTTTGCAGGCTACCAAGAAACAGAACTGGCAGACATCAAGGCTGTCATTGCGGAGCAAAAAGAACACGGTATTCCTTATCTAACAGATGGTGAGTTCTCAAAATCAATGTGGCACCTTGATTTTGCCTGGGGCTTGCATGGCATTGAGCGTTACATCGCTGAGCATGGCTACCCTTTCAAGGACCATGATGGGAATATCTATGAAACCCGAAAAGATATCGGCCTGCGTATCGTCGATAAACTGTCTGGTAAAAATCATCATTTCATTGACATCTACAAGATTGTCAAAGCTGAGGCTGGTGATGCAGCTACCAAGCTGACAGTTTGGGGACCAGCACACGCCTTTACAGAAATTGCAGTCTTCAATGGTCAAGTTGGTCCTGACCAAGTCTATCAAACACGCGAAGAGTTGAAAGAAGGCTTGATCCAAGCCTACAAGGAATTTCTGACGGACTACAAGGTAGCAGGTGGTGAAATCGTACAATTCGATGACTGCCTTTGGGAATTGTTTGACCCAGCAAACCCTGTTCCATTTTTACCACAGGATGATCCAGAAGCCTTGGCTGCACTTGCTGATGAATTCGTAGCCATCAACAACGCAGTCATTGCTATCGGTCATGACTTAGGTCTAACAGTTTGGACACACAACTGCCGTGGTAATTATGAAAGTCGGCACGCTGCTGGCGGAACTTATGAAGCCATTGCAGAGAAATTCCTTCGTGACCAGCAATATGACCGCTTCTTCCTCGAATGGGATGATGAGCGAGCTGGTGATTTAAAAGCTTTGGAAAGCTTGCGTGATAAAGATGTTGAAGTTGTCTTAGGTCTTCTATCTAGTAAAACAACTGACCTAGACGATGAAGAACGCGTATTCCGTCTCTTGGAAGAAGCAAGCAAGATTATTCCAAAAGAGCGTCTCTACTTGTCACATCAATGTGGATTCGCCTCATGTGATTCAGGTAATGAATTGGCCATCCCAGAACAATGGGCGAAAATTAAACAAGGCCAAGAAATTGCAGAGAAGTTTTGGGCATAG
- the rnz gene encoding ribonuclease Z → MQIQFLGTGAGQPSKARNVSSLALKLLDEINEIWLFDCGEGTQNQILETSIRPRKVSKIFITHLHGDHIFGLPGFLSSRAFQSSEEQTDIELYGPEGIRSYVLTSLKVSGTRLPYRIHFHEFEVETVGQVLETDKFMVFAEKLDHTVPCVGYRVIQKDLEGSLDADALLAAGVPFGPLFGQIKNGQNVILEDGREIIASDYLSPPRPGKVVTILGDTRKCYASVRLAVNADVLVHEATYGKGDEQIARKHGHSTNMEAAQVAKDAGAKQLLLNHISPRFLAKDVSQLRNDASKVFDHVHIVKDLEEIEV, encoded by the coding sequence ATGCAAATTCAATTTTTAGGTACGGGGGCTGGACAGCCCTCCAAGGCACGTAATGTATCCAGTTTGGCCTTGAAACTCTTGGATGAAATCAATGAAATTTGGCTTTTTGATTGTGGAGAAGGGACGCAAAATCAGATTTTGGAAACTTCTATTCGTCCGCGAAAAGTGTCAAAGATTTTCATTACCCACTTGCATGGGGACCATATCTTTGGGCTTCCTGGTTTTTTATCGAGCCGTGCTTTTCAGTCCAGTGAGGAGCAAACAGATATTGAACTGTATGGGCCAGAGGGAATCCGTTCCTATGTGTTGACGAGCCTGAAGGTATCAGGAACGCGACTTCCCTATCGCATTCATTTTCATGAGTTTGAAGTGGAGACGGTTGGTCAGGTCTTAGAAACCGATAAATTCATGGTATTCGCTGAGAAGTTGGACCATACTGTTCCATGTGTCGGCTACCGTGTTATTCAAAAAGATTTAGAAGGTAGTCTGGATGCGGACGCCTTGTTGGCAGCAGGTGTCCCTTTTGGTCCCTTGTTTGGACAGATTAAAAATGGCCAAAATGTGATTCTTGAAGATGGCAGAGAGATTATTGCTAGTGACTATCTTTCTCCACCACGACCTGGTAAGGTGGTGACCATATTAGGCGATACACGCAAGTGCTATGCTAGTGTGCGTTTGGCAGTTAATGCTGATGTATTGGTTCATGAGGCAACCTACGGCAAAGGAGATGAGCAAATCGCTCGAAAACATGGACACTCGACCAATATGGAAGCTGCTCAGGTTGCCAAGGATGCAGGTGCCAAACAGCTGCTTCTCAACCACATTAGTCCTCGATTTTTGGCCAAGGATGTTAGCCAGTTGAGAAATGATGCCAGCAAGGTTTTTGATCATGTTCATATTGTTAAAGATTTAGAGGAAATCGAAGTATGA
- the hflX gene encoding GTPase HflX — translation MIETQKEQERALLVGVELQQTDNFDMSMEELASLAKTAGALVKGVYTQKREKYDSKTFVGSGKLEEIAQMVEADEIDTVIVNNRLTPRQNVNLEEILGVKVIDRMQLILDIFAMRARSHEGKLQVHLAQLKYMLPRLVGQGIMLSRQAGGIGSRGPGESQLELNRRSIRNQIHDIERQLKTVEKNRATVRERRLQSGVFKIGLIGYTNAGKSTIMNAMTDKRQYEADELFATLDATTKQINLADKFNVTLTDTVGFIQDLPTELISAFKSTLEESMNVDLLLHVIDASDPNHSEQEQVVLDILKDLDMLDIPRLALYNKLDKTDDSFTPSQFPHVMLSAKDDNAKGHIQMMVLAKIKTMFERFEVRVPLAESYKMHDLATLALIENRTYEEDVEVVSGYIASSNKWKLEEFYDGLS, via the coding sequence ATGATTGAAACCCAGAAAGAACAAGAACGCGCCCTCCTGGTTGGAGTGGAATTACAGCAGACAGACAACTTTGACATGTCCATGGAGGAGTTGGCAAGTCTTGCTAAGACGGCTGGTGCTCTGGTCAAGGGAGTCTACACTCAAAAACGTGAAAAATATGACAGTAAGACCTTTGTCGGCTCAGGGAAACTAGAAGAAATTGCCCAGATGGTCGAAGCTGATGAGATTGATACCGTCATTGTCAATAACCGACTGACACCCCGTCAGAATGTCAATTTGGAGGAGATTCTGGGGGTTAAGGTCATCGATCGCATGCAGTTGATCTTGGATATCTTTGCCATGCGAGCACGAAGTCACGAGGGTAAACTGCAGGTTCACTTGGCCCAGCTCAAGTATATGTTGCCGCGCTTGGTTGGACAAGGTATCATGCTCAGCCGTCAGGCGGGTGGTATCGGTTCTCGTGGACCAGGTGAAAGCCAGTTGGAGCTCAACCGTCGAAGCATTCGTAATCAGATTCACGACATTGAACGCCAACTCAAAACGGTGGAGAAGAACCGAGCAACTGTCCGTGAACGCCGTCTGCAATCAGGTGTTTTCAAAATCGGCTTGATTGGCTATACCAATGCTGGTAAGTCCACCATTATGAATGCCATGACCGATAAGCGGCAGTACGAGGCGGATGAACTTTTTGCTACGCTTGATGCCACGACCAAGCAGATTAACTTGGCTGACAAGTTCAACGTGACCTTGACCGACACGGTTGGTTTTATTCAGGACCTGCCGACCGAGTTGATTTCTGCCTTCAAGTCCACCTTGGAGGAGTCTATGAATGTGGACCTCTTGCTCCATGTCATCGACGCCTCTGACCCCAATCATAGCGAGCAGGAGCAGGTAGTCTTGGATATTTTAAAAGACCTGGATATGCTGGACATTCCACGTCTGGCTCTTTACAACAAGTTGGACAAGACCGATGACAGCTTTACCCCAAGTCAGTTTCCTCATGTCATGTTGTCCGCCAAGGATGACAATGCCAAAGGCCATATACAGATGATGGTCTTGGCCAAGATTAAGACCATGTTTGAACGATTTGAGGTCAGGGTTCCACTTGCTGAATCTTATAAAATGCATGATTTAGCTACTCTAGCCCTGATTGAAAATCGGACTTATGAAGAGGATGTGGAAGTGGTATCAGGCTATATCGCTTCCAGCAATAAATGGAAGTTGGAAGAATTTTATGACGGATTATCTTGA
- a CDS encoding DUF3042 family protein translates to MAKGFGKGFLTGVLSTVALAAGAIFTVHKTIIEPEEKKEAFIEENRKKAARKRVAH, encoded by the coding sequence ATGGCTAAAGGTTTTGGTAAAGGATTTTTAACTGGCGTTTTATCAACCGTTGCTCTTGCCGCAGGTGCTATCTTCACCGTTCATAAAACAATCATTGAACCAGAAGAGAAAAAAGAGGCTTTCATCGAAGAAAACCGTAAAAAAGCCGCGCGCAAACGTGTCGCACACTAA